One segment of Aquimarina sp. BL5 DNA contains the following:
- a CDS encoding T9SS type A sorting domain-containing protein, with protein sequence MNFHSTNSSNSRSLLLKLKITAAICTVFMLIPFINYAQTQSLARHESPYNLTLKSDGVVGKNNSQVVTEEVSETGATWLRLFFKDVNLGNHSTITITSKLDGATQTLTAQTIKDWNNSSAYFNGDAVTVTLSVASNDKSVGINISALSVGELDPTVKSQCGSNDDRVDANDAAIGRIVPIGCTGWIITNGKLVTAGHCVSSRAEIIEFNVPKSNPDRTIVHPGPEDQYPIGNFVSPYPNSPSTANDWAVFEGFANSQTGQTPIQGQGASYNVVQDAPGANITITGFGTDTGIDNQTQQIHTGPLSSTTNTFVRYRTDTTGGNSGSPIIDSATGNAVGVHAYGGCTGSGGSNFGERATIPAFWDAMGLGTPPPPPSDDCSGDVSSFPYNESFEGTIGAWSQSSSDDINWTVNSGGTPSSGTGPNGAIDGNSYIYVEASGNGDGYPNKQAILNSPCLDFGGVSSPTLNFQYHMVGDAVGTLNIEARTNNTGNWTSVFTISGSQGADWNEASVDLSTYAGNSSVQLRLNVVTGTSWQGDITIDDLSITNGTTPPPTCESLNFNDFNINGFSNQDSAGNFSVGNGGASISMSNNTWKYIALNYNVTSSTVIEFDFSSSSQGEIHGIGFEDDNTLTSNRYFKVHGTQNYGVTNFDNYSSGTTTYVIPVGNFYTGNMDRLVFINDNDAGSGNTSVFSNVKIYEGSCGQSATAESLVANLESAEAILGNEPEGIFSDVSIAPNPATNNFSIRLNSFVKKANATVFSILGQKQAEIKLQSGVNTISAQNLSLGRGIYIIRIESDGEKATRKLIIN encoded by the coding sequence ATGAATTTTCACAGCACAAACTCAAGTAATAGCAGGAGCCTGTTATTAAAACTCAAAATTACTGCGGCTATTTGCACAGTATTCATGCTAATTCCGTTTATCAATTATGCTCAGACGCAGAGTTTAGCGAGACACGAATCTCCTTATAATTTAACCTTAAAATCAGATGGAGTTGTGGGTAAGAATAACTCACAAGTAGTTACAGAAGAAGTTTCGGAAACCGGGGCAACTTGGTTACGTCTTTTTTTTAAAGATGTAAACTTAGGTAATCATAGCACGATTACGATTACTTCAAAATTAGATGGAGCTACACAAACTTTAACTGCTCAAACGATAAAGGATTGGAATAATTCCAGTGCTTATTTTAATGGTGATGCAGTGACGGTTACTTTATCGGTAGCTTCCAATGACAAATCAGTAGGAATTAATATTTCCGCATTAAGTGTTGGAGAACTTGATCCTACAGTAAAATCACAATGTGGTTCTAATGACGATAGAGTAGATGCTAATGACGCAGCTATCGGAAGAATAGTTCCTATAGGATGTACAGGTTGGATTATTACCAATGGTAAATTGGTAACTGCAGGTCACTGTGTAAGTAGTAGAGCAGAGATTATCGAATTTAATGTCCCAAAATCAAATCCAGACAGAACTATTGTACATCCTGGACCAGAGGATCAATATCCAATAGGTAATTTTGTATCGCCGTATCCTAACAGTCCAAGTACAGCTAATGACTGGGCAGTTTTTGAAGGTTTTGCTAATTCTCAAACAGGTCAAACACCAATTCAAGGACAAGGAGCATCGTATAATGTAGTGCAAGATGCACCTGGAGCGAATATTACAATAACTGGTTTTGGAACAGATACTGGGATTGACAATCAAACACAACAAATTCATACAGGACCATTAAGTTCTACGACAAATACTTTCGTTAGATATAGAACAGATACTACAGGAGGGAACTCTGGAAGCCCAATTATTGACTCGGCCACAGGAAATGCTGTTGGCGTTCATGCGTATGGAGGATGTACAGGATCAGGTGGATCTAATTTTGGAGAAAGAGCTACAATACCTGCTTTCTGGGATGCAATGGGATTAGGAACACCGCCACCACCTCCATCAGATGATTGTTCAGGAGATGTTTCTTCTTTTCCTTATAATGAAAGTTTTGAAGGAACTATTGGAGCTTGGTCACAATCCTCTAGTGATGATATTAACTGGACTGTGAATTCTGGAGGTACACCTTCTAGCGGAACTGGACCAAACGGAGCAATTGATGGTAATTCTTATATTTATGTAGAAGCATCTGGTAATGGTGACGGGTATCCTAATAAGCAAGCAATTTTGAATTCGCCTTGTTTAGATTTTGGAGGAGTCTCATCGCCAACGCTTAATTTTCAATATCATATGGTAGGTGATGCTGTTGGTACATTAAATATTGAAGCTAGAACTAATAATACAGGTAATTGGACGAGTGTATTTACCATATCAGGATCTCAAGGTGCTGATTGGAATGAAGCAAGTGTAGATCTTTCTACGTACGCCGGTAACTCTAGTGTACAACTACGATTAAATGTAGTTACTGGTACTAGCTGGCAAGGAGATATCACGATCGATGATCTAAGTATCACAAACGGAACAACACCGCCGCCAACTTGTGAATCATTGAACTTTAATGATTTTAATATTAATGGTTTTTCTAATCAAGACTCAGCAGGAAACTTTTCTGTAGGTAATGGAGGAGCATCGATATCGATGAGTAATAATACTTGGAAATATATTGCACTGAATTATAACGTTACATCTAGTACCGTTATAGAGTTTGATTTTAGTAGTTCTAGTCAGGGAGAAATCCACGGAATTGGTTTTGAAGACGATAATACGTTGACTTCTAATAGATATTTTAAAGTCCATGGAACCCAAAATTATGGAGTTACCAATTTTGATAATTATTCTAGTGGTACAACTACGTATGTAATTCCTGTTGGTAACTTTTATACCGGAAATATGGATAGATTAGTATTTATTAATGATAATGATGCTGGTAGCGGTAATACTTCAGTTTTTTCTAATGTAAAGATATATGAAGGTTCTTGTGGGCAATCAGCAACTGCAGAAAGTTTAGTAGCTAACTTAGAATCTGCCGAGGCAATATTAGGGAATGAACCAGAAGGTATTTTCTCTGATGTTAGTATAGCTCCAAACCCAGCCACTAATAATTTCTCGATACGTCTTAATTCGTTTGTGAAAAAGGCTAATGCTACGGTATTTTCTATTTTAGGTCAAAAGCAGGCAGAAATAAAACTACAATCCGGAGTTAATACTATTTCTGCTCAGAATTTATCATTAGGTCGTGGGATTTATATAATCCGAATAGAAAGTGATGGAGAGAAAGCAACAAGAAAACTAATCATCAACTAA
- the mnmE gene encoding tRNA uridine-5-carboxymethylaminomethyl(34) synthesis GTPase MnmE, translating to MIPQDTIVALATPAGAGAIAVIRVSGNDAIGICAPLFRSIKGKDLTKQKSHTIHLGHILDNDRVLDEVLVSLFKGTNSYTGEPTVEISCHGSSYIQQEIIQLLLRKGCRIANAGEFTLRAFINGKLDLSQAEAVADLIASDSEASHQIAMQQMRGGFSNEIKKLRDELLNFASLIELELDFAEEDVEFANRTQFQDLISRITKVLKRLIDSFAVGNVIKNGIPVAIVGEPNVGKSTLLNALLNEERAIVSDIAGTTRDTIEDEINIGGIGFRFIDTAGIRDTKDVVESIGIKKTFEKIEQAQVVIYLVDSSALTIDSLKQLKTEIGKIKNKYPQKPLIVVANKIDRLDSSEIKNLKSEIENIHLLAAKQNIGVEELQNRLLEFVNTGALRNDETIVTNSRHYDALLKALEEIQKVQYGIDQGISGDLMAIDIRQALYHFGEITGEITSDDLLGNIFANFCIGK from the coding sequence ATGATTCCACAAGACACTATAGTAGCTTTAGCGACACCTGCAGGAGCTGGTGCTATTGCCGTAATACGAGTTTCCGGAAACGATGCAATTGGCATCTGTGCTCCTCTGTTTCGCTCTATTAAAGGTAAAGACCTTACTAAACAAAAAAGTCATACAATACATTTAGGTCATATATTGGACAATGATCGTGTCTTAGACGAAGTATTAGTATCACTTTTTAAAGGAACAAATTCGTATACTGGTGAACCAACGGTAGAAATCTCTTGTCACGGATCGAGTTATATACAACAAGAAATTATTCAATTATTACTTCGTAAAGGATGTAGAATTGCTAATGCAGGTGAATTTACGCTACGTGCTTTCATCAATGGAAAACTAGATCTTTCGCAAGCTGAAGCAGTTGCTGATTTGATTGCTTCTGATTCTGAGGCTTCTCATCAGATTGCTATGCAACAAATGCGTGGTGGGTTTAGCAACGAAATCAAAAAGCTACGAGATGAACTTCTCAATTTTGCATCTTTAATTGAATTAGAACTAGATTTTGCGGAAGAAGATGTAGAATTTGCCAACAGAACTCAGTTCCAAGATTTAATATCAAGAATTACCAAAGTCCTAAAACGATTGATAGATTCTTTTGCAGTAGGCAATGTTATTAAAAATGGAATTCCTGTAGCGATTGTTGGAGAACCTAATGTAGGTAAATCTACTTTGCTAAATGCTTTACTGAATGAAGAACGTGCCATTGTTTCGGATATAGCCGGAACCACAAGAGATACGATTGAAGATGAAATTAATATTGGTGGTATTGGTTTCCGATTTATTGATACCGCAGGTATCAGAGATACTAAAGACGTGGTAGAAAGTATAGGGATCAAAAAGACTTTCGAAAAGATCGAACAAGCACAAGTGGTTATTTATTTAGTTGATAGCTCAGCGTTGACCATTGATAGTTTGAAACAATTAAAAACTGAAATTGGTAAGATTAAAAATAAATATCCTCAGAAACCCCTAATCGTTGTTGCTAACAAAATCGATAGATTAGACAGTTCTGAAATAAAAAATCTAAAATCTGAAATTGAGAATATTCATTTATTAGCTGCGAAACAAAATATTGGAGTAGAAGAACTACAAAACAGACTCTTGGAATTCGTTAATACCGGAGCCTTACGAAATGATGAGACGATAGTGACTAACTCTCGTCATTATGATGCATTATTAAAAGCTTTAGAAGAAATTCAGAAAGTACAATACGGTATTGATCAAGGAATATCTGGAGATTTAATGGCCATTGATATTCGTCAGGCATTATATCATTTTGGGGAAATCACTGGTGAAATTACATCCGATGATTTGCTTGGTAATATTTTTGCTAATTTTTGTATTGGGAAATAG